A region from the Lutra lutra chromosome 1, mLutLut1.2, whole genome shotgun sequence genome encodes:
- the LOC125106651 gene encoding LOW QUALITY PROTEIN: olfactory receptor 7C1-like (The sequence of the model RefSeq protein was modified relative to this genomic sequence to represent the inferred CDS: inserted 1 base in 1 codon) has protein sequence MESGNQTHASEFLLLGFSAKPEIQFMLFGLFLCIYXVAFTGNLLIILSIFSDSHLHMPMYFFLSNLSFADICFISTTVPKTLLNIHTQRKVITYAGCLGQTFFFFFVFGCVDNLLLTVMAYDSFVAVCHPLHYSVIMNPQLCGLLALGSWCISVMGSLLETLTLMRLSFCTNMEIPYFFCDLPEVLKLTCSDTLINNLVVYVVTVVLGIFPFSGILFSYSQILSSILNISSTRGKYKAFPTCGSHLSVVSLFYGTGFGVYLSSAATSSSMMSLVASVMYTIVTPMLNPFIYSLRNRDMKGALSSLLGRVVPLSIRPVRTLLSSWAHKMEAQRSWLSASNIFIFSLRVHILKQFYPWVFLVFSIFPSGYILGSPFDFITNCFHLV, from the exons ATGGAATCAGGAAATCAAACACATGCTTCAGAATTTCTCCTCTTGGGATTTTCAGCAAAACCAGAGATTCAGTTCATGCTCTTTGGGCTGTTCTTGTGCATAT TGGTCGCATTCACTGGGAACCTGCTCATTATCCTGTCCATCTTCTCAGACTCTCACCTCCACATgcccatgtatttcttcctctccaacctGTCATTTGCTGACATCTGTTTCATCTCCACCACAGTCCCCAAGACGCTGCTGAACATCCACACTCAGAGAAAAGTTATCACCTATGCAGGCTGCCTAggccagacatttttttttttctttgtgtttggatGTGTGGACAATTTACTCCTGACCGTGATGGCCTATGATAGCTTTGTGGCTGTCTGTCACCCCTTGCACTACTCGGTCATCATGAACCCCCAGCTATGTGGGCTGCTGGCCTTGGGGTCTTGGTGCATCAGTgtcatgggctccctgctcgagaCCTTGACCCTTATGAGGCTGTCCTTCTGCACAAACATGGAAATCCCATACTTTTTTTGTGATCTCCCTGAAGTCTTGAAGCTCACTTGTTCTGACACCCTCATCAATAATTTAGTGGTTTATGTTGTGACTGTTGTCCtaggtatttttcctttctctgggatCCTCTTTTCTTATTCTCAGATCCTCTCCTCCATCCTGAATATTTCATCAACCAGGGGCAAATATAAAGCCTTTCCCACATGTGGGTCTCACCTCTCAGTGGTCTCCTTGTTCTATGGCACAGGCTTTGGGGTCTACCTCAGTTCTGCAGCAACTTCATCCTCTATGATGAGTCTGGTGGCCTCGGTGATGTATACCATTGTCACCCCCATGCTGAATCCCTTCATCTATAGCTTGAGGAATAGGGACATGAAGGGGGCCCTGAGCAGTCTCCTAGGAAGGGTGGTGCCTCTCAGCATCAGGCCTGTTAGGACACTCTTGAGTAGCTGGGCGCACAAGATGGAGGCCCAGAGATCCTGGCTTTCTGcatccaatatttttattttttctttacgtGTGCACATTTTAAAGCAGTTCTATCCTTGGGTCTTCCTtgtcttctctatttttccttcagGGTATATCTTGGGTTCTCCTTTTGACTTTATAACCAACTGCTTTCACTTGGTGTGA